In Mytilus trossulus isolate FHL-02 chromosome 10, PNRI_Mtr1.1.1.hap1, whole genome shotgun sequence, the DNA window aatagtataattcggtaggtcaaattcatgaaagggaaggggattgtagttacgacgtaaggaacatatccgatatcatttgtgaaacggttattccataacggtcaaccaactcgtgatggcgtccgtaaaatttacgaagggatgatttcaacttcaccatttggaactcttggtttaatagcttccttgtgagcagtaaccctctatcaagaaaatcatgataggaaatgcaagcacgggaatatcgtatcaattgggagatatataccccgtatgcaggtgctgctggaatgttgctcttagaaatggaaagttcacaattggaaagctgaaatcatctcttttgtcgtaaagttttgtcttcaaccgaccctcattgtcaatttctagatgtaagtcaagatatgaagccgacttaactgtatctgtagtatcctttatctccaattcgatgggatggatgcgatccacatagtcaccaaattttgaattgtttagtgaaagaacgtcatctatatggcggaaagtaaagttaaaggatattgctaacttcttatctttcttcctaaaaaGTTCATAAAGGATTGAATGATTGTTTAAAAGTAATGGGACCGAATTGTTAgattaatataaattaacaGTGTTGTTTGGTCACAagttgaatatcttttttttatatttttattcttttaattacattgaCAATTGGGTTTACGTGGAATTTAAAGAAGAGAATTTTAAAAACGATATCTTTTTCCCCgcattaaaaatttgattttatgcGATTCATCGACAACGTCTTGCCTATTGTATATGACGTCAGAGGAGTGTAATAACcttgtttatttcacatgtgaaattatcgggtTTTATTTTTCTGGAAATCACGGTTATTCATTGCAAccaaagtaataaaatcaaatgatttttacaaaaaactccGTCATTTCCCCCTCATCATAACATGGCACTATGCGAACAAATTCTTAAGTATTTATAACTCAATATTTTTCAGGAACACGTAAAGTTTTCGAAGATGTATAAATCTATGCATTATAAATCTTcaaagattaaaattaaaaaaaaaaagaataaaagagaCATTTTAGTTCCAAATTATAACTACTGAATGAAAATAATGGTCATACACAtctccataaaaaaaaaaaaaaaaaaaaaaaaccagacgaATTAATTGCACAATGTCAATGTCCAGATGTGTTATAAATGGCAAATGAATCAATATAAGAGCAGACATACAGCTATGAACCTAACCACGATGGCAAAAAATGTAAgcattgcaaaattatttgctCTAGTTGATCAGCACTCAAATAGAAACCCAAATATATGCTCCATCCGGTAAAACAATAAAGGTTAAACTTGCTCGTAGTGATATCATGTAATCTGGCTCAGCATAAATACTAATAAAGTCCATTAACTAAAACGTAATGTTAGGTGAAATGTAATTCAATTTTCCTTtgagaaaataataatatgtacTTGGACAAAACCATGGATCTATTTGTTGGCCAAAGACACTATTGGCTCCTTGCAATCTTGCAATATCggtattatttttatgtcttctTTGCACGAAACTCggttcattgttttttttaagtttcgtGCAAATAACCTTTTTTATTTCGAGTCAACTTTCGGTTATTCTATATCTAACACTTTTATAGATTAACTATAAATCTGAATAGTATaatcaataataaatttattttgtatcaataattAAAGTCCTGGATTATGATCATTAACACAAAAAAGGACAGTCATGGCTTAGATAAGTTGGAACATAACAGATATTTAGCTTTAAGGGTTTCTGACCATATGAATGCGAGACCCATAACAAGTGTTACATATGTTTTGAAAGAACTCagaaaaatcaattgaaaattctCACAGCTATTACAATAACATGTGTTATATCCCCGTTATTATGACATCACAGTTATGACAATAATATGTGTTATATCCCCGTAATTATGACAAATATCTAAGTATCACAATCGATCCAAGCACATTTGATTGCCTGTGGATCCGCAATGTTTAAGTAGTCATTCCCAAAGGAAACAGACGGCTTGGCTTCCGGAAATATTCGCCGCTCAAGGTCTTCAAGTGTATCCTGGAATCCTTGATTGATTTCTACCGACGGCCTTTGATTCTTGACGAGATTGTATGCTTGTCTGAGCAGAAATTCTTCTTGTTTCATCATATATTGGATAGCTGCAGCTGGCGCACGCGAATTGCCGTgataactaaaaattaaaactcGCCTTCCACATCGCTTGGAGCTATcaacaaatttgtttatttcatcaaaGTACTGTTCGATATCTTCGGTCTCCTTGTCGTCAAGACGAATTATCAGCCGTGAGCGAAAATGGCGAGAGTCATTCCCACAAAGACATGGACAATGcagttttttgtttgatggaACTTGAGAGGCAGACATATTACTCATGTCAACAAGGGAATCTATCTTCAGTTTACACAGTAAAGGCTCATTATAAGCAGATTCAACGCTTCCAATATACACATAGTCCAGTAATTGAGAAACGTATTCGTTCCGGAACATTTTAGATTGTAAGCAGGTTGATATATTTAGGTTTAGGTTACTTCCGGTCCTTTCAACTCGAAATGGAAGGGTAGGAGATCGACTTTTGCCAATATTTGGTTGGTCTGAATAGCTTCGTCTCAACTTTTGTTTGAAAACCGATAAGTTGTTTTTCTCTAATTCCTGAACACTTTTACACTGATGTTTTGAAATGGAATGAGTGAACGat includes these proteins:
- the LOC134687611 gene encoding uncharacterized protein LOC134687611, coding for MSAGNSCAQHGIHHHFDNSNPLLIKKQTDSVFCVSKGKNKDETTAERSKDDIVSSVSVEERRLKFVSKRSRSFKNLFFNTKNSENQTDTDPSTSIKTKSKFGSLVNKHLLPIKFLSSLKEGQKKAAIHTNISCPDLNQPVTPIEVDIAVRPKSANLHTETKVERITPNLLTVSSSTKTSIRNLSLPPTSSPKSDFLFTTSFTHSISKHQCKSVQELEKNNLSVFKQKLRRSYSDQPNIGKSRSPTLPFRVERTGSNLNLNISTCLQSKMFRNEYVSQLLDYVYIGSVESAYNEPLLCKLKIDSLVDMSNMSASQVPSNKKLHCPCLCGNDSRHFRSRLIIRLDDKETEDIEQYFDEINKFVDSSKRCGRRVLIFSYHGNSRAPAAAIQYMMKQEEFLLRQAYNLVKNQRPSVEINQGFQDTLEDLERRIFPEAKPSVSFGNDYLNIADPQAIKCAWIDCDT